The sequence GTACGAAGTGATATTCAAATAGCCTTTGCCAATGAGAAATTTGAGCCTAAAGATTTTCAGGGTGAGATCGTGATTGCTATCAATGCGGCTCTACAAGACATTTTTCAACCACACTTAATGCAAATGTTGGCATCTCACGCCCCTAAAGCAACCTTCAGTTTCATTAATCGCCAAGCGTCAACTTATCAAGACTTACTTGCTGAAAAAGTGCACGTTGCAGTTGGTTTTTGGAGTGATGTTTGCTCAAAGGAAATCAAACAAAAGGTGATTGGTGAGAACCGATTTTCTTTGTATGCAAGAAAAGAGCACCCTGCGACCACCCTCGAAGAAGCGTTACGTTCCCCATTAGCCATACTACGTGTCAATGGATGGAACTCGGAATACATTAACTTCTCTCAGCACTTAACGCGTGAAGGTCTTGCTCATCATATTCAATTTAAGTTTGAAGATCTTAACGCTTTCTTAAGCTGCATAGAAAATACCAATTGCGTAACCCCACTTCCATACTTTCCGAAATTAGAAGAGTTTAAGCGCTTCGCTCTTGATAAGTTCGAATGCGACATCAAACTCGTTGCTTGCCACCCATCAAGCCACCGCGATGCAGCACTTAATCAATGGTTAGTTAAAACCATTGAGAAAGCGTACAAAGCAAACATAGAGTTAACAAAATAAACACAAAAAGGGAGTAAACTCCCTTAAATATATTTGTTATTCGCTAGTCGTAACCCTTAAATTCTTCACCTGGCTGAATGTTTCGGTATTGATGCATGCTGGCCTTTAAATCTGCGATTCTTTTCATGACCGGATCAAATATCCACGTATGTGAGTAACCCTCGTTACCTAGTAATTCATAGGCTTCTTTAGGGTCGTTTTTAATATCAAAGACTTGTGGGAAAGTGAACTTCTCTATTCGAGAGTGCGTTGATTCTGCCGCCATAAAGTGCATTTTGAAGTTTCGCCACTTAACAGCAAACAACTCATCACCGACAAAAACAACAAAGTGATCACGATTAGATTTCGGTTTACCTAAGAAGAAGTCCTTCTGGTCAACACCATCAATTGGTCGGTCTTTTGGTACTAGATCCGCAGCTCCGGCAAAGCTTGCAATCGTTGTGTACATATCAATATCACCAACGATCTCATCAGAGACACGACCAGCTTCGATTTTGCCTGGGAATCGAATCATAGCTGGAGTTCGTAATCCTCCCTCATAAGCCGTACTTAAACCACCCCGCCATGGACCATTTGAACCGCCTCCTCCGATTTCACCTGCAGCAAGCGCAGATCCCTGCGGAAAGTTACCAGCACCATTGTCACCACTCAAAATAACAAGGGTATTCTCCTCAATACCAGCTTTTCTAATTGCATCTAAAATTAGGCCTATGTTGTAATCCACCTCCATTTGAGTATCAGCATAGATGCCCGCTTTAGATTTGTTCTTAAAGTCATCATGTACTGTAAATGGGGGATGGAAATGTGTGAAACCCACGTAGGTAAAGAATGGCTTACCTGACTTCGCCTTCTCTTGAATATGGGCAATAGAGCGTTCAGTAATCTCTCTATCTAATATCACCTTCGCTGGAATATCGAAAAGTTTAACCTTGTCAGCAGGTTTCCCTTTTACCCCCTCCCAAATATAAGGTGTTTCAGCGAATTCGGGATCCCATTGGGGGGTTGAGGTATAAGATGCTGCGTTAGTCCCTTCATTCGTTCCCCAGAAGTAGTCATAGCCTTGATAATTTGGAAGTTTTTCAATACTAGCACCGACATGCCACTTACCAAATAATGCCGTACTGTAGCCTGCGTCAGAAAGAAGTTCTGGTAGTGTATACTCCCATTGTGCAAGGCCGTCAGGTTCCCCTGGAGCAGGCACTTTTTGATTCCCCGTCCGGATCGGCAATCGACCTGTATGCAGCGCAGAGCGAGTTGGAGTACATTGATTCTGTACATTAAAGTTGGTTAGCCTAAGACCTTCTTTAGCAAAGTCATCTATGGTTGGCGTCTGTATTGTACTTCCCTGCACACTTAAATCACCCCATCCCCAGTTATCAACCAGTAGATAAACAATATTCGGCTTTTCCGCAGCCGTAGTGGCGCTAGATAACGATATTGCACTTACTAACAAAACTTGTTTAAACATTTTCCTCTCCATTTAAGTCCATTTAAATCAAAAGTTTGGGCAGTATCCACTTACTTATAAACGCCCTTATTTATATATACACGCAATATCATAAACTGGCCACTTTCGATGCACTGGTTGATCGCCGCAACATCACCAAGGTTGCTATACCTAAATCATAGCAACAAAAAAGCGAGCCACATGGGCTCGCTTTTGAATTTTTATGCTTTTGCTTAAGCAGTTATTTAGATTACAGAAGTTCTACCGACTGTTGAGCAATCACGAACTCTTCATTGGTTGGGATAACCATTGCTACAGCGTCTAGCATTTCAGACTTCGCGATGATGCCTTCAGCACCAAAGCGAGCCGCTTCGTTACCCGCTACATCTTCAACAAAACCTAAAATCTTAAGGTTGCTTAGGATCTCACGACGAATTGGTAGAGAGTTCTCACCGATACCGCCAGTGAAGATGATTCCGTCTAAAGAATCTAACGTTGCAAGGTAAGAAGCAATGTATTTTGATACGCGGTAAGTAAACACCTCAAATGCTAACTTAGCACCTTCATGACCCTCTTCCATTGCTTCTAAAATGCCACGAGCATCGCTCGTAAGACCAGACACGCCTAGGAAGCCAGACTCCTTGTTAAGAGAGTTGAAGACTTGCTCTTGCGACCAACCTTTCTTAAGTAGGTACTCGATGATGCCTGGGTCTAGGTCACCACAACGTGTGCCCATCATAAGGCCAGAAAGCGGTGTGAAGCCCATTGATGTATCAACACTGTTACCGTCTTTGATAGCACATACAGACGCACCGTTACCTAGGTGAACAGAGATGAAACTCGCTTCTTCAACTGGTTTGTTTACCATCTTCGCAGCTTCACGACTAACAAAGTAGTGGCTCGTACCGTGGAAACCGTAACGACGAACACCAAAGTCTGTGTATAGTTCTTTTGCGATTGCACCAGTGAATGCACGTTGTGGCATTGTTTGGTGGAAAGCCGTATCAAATACAGCAAATTGAGGTAGAGAAGGGAAAGCTTCAATCGCAGCACGAATGCCGATAGCACCTGCAGGGTTATGAAGTGGAGCTAGGTCAGATAGACTTTCAATTTCGTTCGTTACTTCTTCAGTAATACGAACGGTTTGAGTGAACTTCTCACCGCCGTGAACGATACGGTGACCGATAGCAACGATATCAGCAGTGAAGCCTAGATCTTCCATCAGGCCAACTAGTTTGCCAATGGCAATTTTGTGGTGGTTACCCTCACCTTGAATGGCAATTTCAGTTTTCTCGCCTTGATATTTCCAGCTCATGCGAGCATCTTCAAGACCAAAACACTCCCCTAGGCCACTCAATACTGCTTCACCAGAAACAGAATCAATGACAGCAAATTTTAGGGATGAACTACCCGAGTTAATAACCAGAACAAACGAATTAGACATTGGATATGGATCCTGTTTCAGTACGAATTGGATGAAGTATTTACTTCAATTTTAGTTAAGCCCATTATTCAATAATTTTTGAATCTTTCAACTTTTGTTTTGAAAAAATCACTAAATGAACACAATTAAGTTGATCTTAGTCATTAAACCATTTATTTCGAGAGCGAAATTAAAAAATAGTTGAATAAGAAAGTTAGCGAACAGGTGACGCAAACGAATGCTCACGTTATTTTTAACTTGATTGAGTTAATTAGAGCGACTCGAACAGATGCAGTCAATCCGCCTAGAAAACAACCGCCCTTCCCTTTCGTCTGCTTATCATTACCGATAACTTTTTACTCGATTTCTCAGTGCTTACATCAAAAATATCACAGGTGTGTTGAGAATAATGAACGACAGAGCCGATCTTCTTTTGATTGCCTTCGAGCACAACGGTTCGAATATGCGCATGTAACGTCGCTTAGATAGCCTTCACTCTTTATTTCGGCATCTTGTAGCACATTCTTTTGGTAAAGGCTTAGAACGCGATACAGCTAATTTATTGGCACTCAGATAAGTTATAGGCGTAAAGCTTAGTTGAAGTAAGCTGACTACGTATATCGAGCCAACAAAGGCTTAAGTTCAAATAGCAGGCACAAAAAAGCCG is a genomic window of Vibrio crassostreae containing:
- a CDS encoding LysR family transcriptional regulator, which produces MLSINFDLNLIRVFLTIAETQNISAAAKRLGKTPSALSKSLQKLRDETGDQLFIRRSSGLSPTPYAVMLERKLKAVRSDIQIAFANEKFEPKDFQGEIVIAINAALQDIFQPHLMQMLASHAPKATFSFINRQASTYQDLLAEKVHVAVGFWSDVCSKEIKQKVIGENRFSLYARKEHPATTLEEALRSPLAILRVNGWNSEYINFSQHLTREGLAHHIQFKFEDLNAFLSCIENTNCVTPLPYFPKLEEFKRFALDKFECDIKLVACHPSSHRDAALNQWLVKTIEKAYKANIELTK
- a CDS encoding arylsulfatase, with protein sequence MFKQVLLVSAISLSSATTAAEKPNIVYLLVDNWGWGDLSVQGSTIQTPTIDDFAKEGLRLTNFNVQNQCTPTRSALHTGRLPIRTGNQKVPAPGEPDGLAQWEYTLPELLSDAGYSTALFGKWHVGASIEKLPNYQGYDYFWGTNEGTNAASYTSTPQWDPEFAETPYIWEGVKGKPADKVKLFDIPAKVILDREITERSIAHIQEKAKSGKPFFTYVGFTHFHPPFTVHDDFKNKSKAGIYADTQMEVDYNIGLILDAIRKAGIEENTLVILSGDNGAGNFPQGSALAAGEIGGGGSNGPWRGGLSTAYEGGLRTPAMIRFPGKIEAGRVSDEIVGDIDMYTTIASFAGAADLVPKDRPIDGVDQKDFFLGKPKSNRDHFVVFVGDELFAVKWRNFKMHFMAAESTHSRIEKFTFPQVFDIKNDPKEAYELLGNEGYSHTWIFDPVMKRIADLKASMHQYRNIQPGEEFKGYD
- a CDS encoding acetate/propionate family kinase codes for the protein MSNSFVLVINSGSSSLKFAVIDSVSGEAVLSGLGECFGLEDARMSWKYQGEKTEIAIQGEGNHHKIAIGKLVGLMEDLGFTADIVAIGHRIVHGGEKFTQTVRITEEVTNEIESLSDLAPLHNPAGAIGIRAAIEAFPSLPQFAVFDTAFHQTMPQRAFTGAIAKELYTDFGVRRYGFHGTSHYFVSREAAKMVNKPVEEASFISVHLGNGASVCAIKDGNSVDTSMGFTPLSGLMMGTRCGDLDPGIIEYLLKKGWSQEQVFNSLNKESGFLGVSGLTSDARGILEAMEEGHEGAKLAFEVFTYRVSKYIASYLATLDSLDGIIFTGGIGENSLPIRREILSNLKILGFVEDVAGNEAARFGAEGIIAKSEMLDAVAMVIPTNEEFVIAQQSVELL